A window from Citrus sinensis cultivar Valencia sweet orange chromosome 5, DVS_A1.0, whole genome shotgun sequence encodes these proteins:
- the LOC102630731 gene encoding uncharacterized protein LOC102630731 — MAMTSDETTKICSHCDRAIPSSNIDLHFAHCSRNLERCKVCGDMVPRKYAEEHFLNTHAPVACSQCSETMEREILAIHKGEKCPQRIVTCDFCEFPLPAVDLAEHQEVCGNRTELCHLCNRYIRLRERYNHESRCTGVPENTVGSSRNVRAAESDQGAHRRPAPPPPNEFYRKRFLLTIAITGIAVLLGSLFFPRKTETSQVH; from the exons ATGGCAATGACTTCTGATGAAACCACAAAAATATGCAGTCACTG tGACAGAGCTATACCGTCTTCAAATATTGATTTGCATTTTGCACATTGCTCGCGGAATCTGGAACGATGTAAAGTATGTGGTGACATGGTTCCAAGGAAATATGCTGAGGAGCACTTCTTAAATACCCATGCCCCG GTGGCCTGTTCACAGTGCAGCGAGACAATGGAGCGTGAAATTTTAGCCATCCATAAAGGTGAAAAGTGCCCGCAAAGGATTGTCACTTGCGACTTTTGTGAGTTTCCACTGCCTGCAGTTGATCTGGCCGAGCATCAG GAAGTCTGTGGGAATCGCACAGAACTTTGTCATCTGTGTAACAGATATATTAGGTTGCGAGAAAGATATAACCATGAAAGTAGGTGCACAGGTGTCCCAGAAAACACTGTTGGATCTTCCAG GAATGTAAGGGCAGCTGAAAGTGACCAAGGGGCTCACAGAAGGCCGGCACCCCCGCCGCCAAACGAGTTTTATCGGAAACGATTTCTACTTACCATAGCAATAACAGGCATTGCTGTTCTATTAGGATCTCTTTTTTTCCCGAGAAAGACAGAGACTAGTCAAGTGCATTAG